The following are encoded in a window of Candidatus Margulisiibacteriota bacterium genomic DNA:
- a CDS encoding saccharopine dehydrogenase C-terminal domain-containing protein yields MMKKHVKFNGKILMIGCGSVAQCAVPIVLQLIDVPAKNITIMDFTDNRQRVKEPMKKGVKYVFDRVTEKNYKKLLAKYVGPGDLIIDLAWNIDCRAITTWCRENEILYVNTSVEEWDPYKDEQRNDPTKYTLYARHMEIRKMLEGWGDNRGVSMVVDHGANPGLVSHFTKYALIDLAKKIIAEKPKDKRVPELKDHIAAKNFAKLAQLTGTKVIHISERDTQITDQPKQVNEFVNTWSIEGFFEEGVAPAELGWGTHEKYVPEGAFFHETGPRNQICLRTLGMRTWVRSWVPCGETTGMVVRHGEAFSISDRLTVWEGDKAVYRPTVHYAYCPSDCAINSLHELEMRQFKMQEKQRIMSDEIIDGRDELGVLLMGHDFKAWWCGSLLDIHTSRKLVPHQQATTMQVAISVVAASIWMIKNPRRGFLLPDDLDHEEILRISMPYIKPFVSKAVDWTPLKNLNNKFTKYDMAVPKEEDVWQFTTFLVKS; encoded by the coding sequence ATGATGAAAAAACACGTTAAGTTTAACGGTAAAATATTGATGATCGGCTGCGGTTCGGTGGCGCAGTGCGCGGTCCCGATCGTCCTGCAGTTGATCGATGTTCCGGCCAAGAACATCACTATCATGGATTTTACCGATAACCGCCAGCGGGTCAAGGAGCCGATGAAGAAGGGCGTTAAATATGTTTTTGACCGGGTCACGGAGAAGAACTATAAGAAACTGCTGGCCAAATACGTTGGCCCGGGCGACCTGATCATCGATCTCGCTTGGAACATCGACTGCCGCGCTATCACTACCTGGTGCCGGGAGAACGAGATCCTCTATGTTAACACTTCCGTTGAAGAGTGGGATCCTTACAAGGACGAACAGCGCAACGACCCGACCAAATACACCCTCTACGCCCGGCATATGGAGATCAGAAAGATGCTGGAAGGGTGGGGCGATAACCGCGGAGTTTCGATGGTCGTTGACCACGGTGCCAACCCCGGGCTTGTTTCGCACTTTACCAAGTACGCGCTGATCGATCTGGCTAAAAAGATCATCGCCGAGAAGCCGAAAGATAAGCGGGTCCCGGAATTAAAAGATCATATCGCGGCAAAGAACTTTGCCAAACTGGCTCAACTGACCGGGACCAAGGTCATCCACATCTCCGAACGTGATACCCAGATCACCGACCAGCCGAAACAGGTCAACGAGTTCGTTAACACCTGGAGCATCGAAGGTTTTTTCGAGGAAGGGGTCGCTCCGGCCGAACTCGGGTGGGGGACGCACGAGAAATACGTGCCGGAAGGGGCTTTCTTCCACGAGACCGGCCCGCGCAACCAGATCTGCCTGCGGACGCTCGGGATGAGGACCTGGGTCCGTTCCTGGGTGCCGTGCGGCGAAACGACCGGCATGGTAGTGCGCCACGGCGAAGCGTTCAGCATCTCCGACCGGCTGACGGTCTGGGAAGGGGACAAAGCCGTTTACCGCCCGACCGTTCATTACGCTTATTGCCCGTCGGATTGCGCCATCAACTCACTGCACGAACTGGAGATGCGCCAGTTCAAGATGCAGGAGAAACAGCGGATCATGAGCGACGAGATCATCGACGGCCGGGACGAGTTGGGAGTGCTACTAATGGGGCATGATTTTAAGGCGTGGTGGTGTGGCAGCCTGCTCGACATTCACACTTCCCGCAAACTCGTTCCGCACCAGCAGGCGACGACGATGCAGGTGGCGATCTCGGTTGTGGCCGCCTCGATCTGGATGATCAAGAACCCGCGGCGCGGTTTTCTCCTGCCGGACGATCTTGATCACGAAGAGATCTTGAGGATATCAATGCCGTACATCAAACCGTTCGTCTCCAAAGCGGTCGACTGGACGCCGCTCAAAAATCTAAATAATAAATTCACGAAATATGACATGGCCGTTCCCAAAGAGGAAGATGTCTGGCAGTTCACGACCTTCCTGGTGAAAAGTTGA
- the rdgB gene encoding RdgB/HAM1 family non-canonical purine NTP pyrophosphatase has protein sequence MESKIVVATANRHKLREITQILKLRVTSHESRVTENGKTFEANAIKKVKALKLKPGQIGIADDSGLMVNCLGGKPGVKSARFATPPTPANLCAKLLRVTKNCPDRGAKFVCVIAIAYPSGKIRTVKGVCRGRITREMQGKHGFGYDPVFRPCGYKKTFAEMSAVEKNRISHRGRALRKLREILK, from the coding sequence ATGGAAAGTAAGATCGTAGTGGCAACGGCTAATCGGCATAAATTGCGTGAGATTACGCAAATCCTGAAGTTACGAGTCACGAGCCACGAATCACGAGTCACGGAGAACGGGAAAACGTTTGAAGCGAACGCGATCAAGAAAGTCAAAGCGCTCAAATTAAAGCCCGGGCAGATCGGGATCGCTGATGATTCTGGGTTAATGGTTAATTGTCTCGGCGGTAAGCCGGGGGTCAAGTCAGCGCGGTTTGCTACTCCTCCAACGCCGGCCAATCTTTGCGCCAAATTGCTCCGGGTGACAAAAAACTGCCCAGATCGAGGCGCCAAGTTTGTCTGTGTTATCGCCATCGCTTATCCGTCGGGCAAGATCAGGACGGTGAAAGGCGTTTGCCGCGGGCGGATCACCCGCGAGATGCAGGGAAAGCACGGTTTCGGCTACGACCCCGTTTTCCGCCCCTGCGGTTATAAAAAAACTTTCGCCGAGATGTCGGCGGTGGAGAAGAACAGGATCAGCCATCGAGGGAGAGCGTTGAGAAAGTTGCGCGAGATCCTGAAATAA